TTGTGCTATTACCATTTCAGGTGTTAATATTCTTTTAGCGAATCTAAATCTAGCTCTCCAGTAATTGCTGTTTAACGAAGAAAAACTCACTCCTTGAGAACTGGAAGCGTGTATAAATTTCACGTCGCCTTCCTCGGTTATTTCATGAACAATAGCAACATGAGAAATCCTACCTCTTCCTTGTGAGAAAAATAATAAATCTCCTTTCTGTAATTCTTCTTTTGATACTATCTCACCCTCTTGTGCCTGTGCCGCAGCTACTCTAGGAAGGCTTATGCCAGTAACCTCATTAAATACAGATAGTACAAAAGCAGAGCAGTCTATCCCGCTTCTACTTGTTCCTCCATAACGGTAGGGAGTTCCTAAATAGGTGCTTGCTTGGCTAAGAATTTCGTCTATTGTTTGTGAATGTCTAATAGCCTTCTCTATTTCGGCTTTAGTTTCTAAATTATTTACTTTGGCTAAAGTTGTTTTTACTGCAACATAGTTAGCTTCGTTTTCATCTTGATAAAGAGATTGTTTTGCCGAAGTTAAACTTGCTTTACTTATCCTAGGTACTTTGGTATTAGATTTGTATTCAGATGCATTAGCGTTAGAAGGAGTAGCTGTAACTACATAGTTACTAACACACGACTGTAAGGAAAAAGTGGCTAAAACTAATAAAATGTATACTAAATTTTTGTTTTTCATTTTCGATGATTTAGTTGGTTTCTTCCAATAAAGAATAATTT
The genomic region above belongs to Riemerella anatipestifer and contains:
- a CDS encoding C40 family peptidase, which translates into the protein MKNKNLVYILLVLATFSLQSCVSNYVVTATPSNANASEYKSNTKVPRISKASLTSAKQSLYQDENEANYVAVKTTLAKVNNLETKAEIEKAIRHSQTIDEILSQASTYLGTPYRYGGTSRSGIDCSAFVLSVFNEVTGISLPRVAAAQAQEGEIVSKEELQKGDLLFFSQGRGRISHVAIVHEITEEGDVKFIHASSSQGVSFSSLNSNYWRARFRFAKRILTPEMVIAQQKKQDIQAASL